From the Oryza glaberrima chromosome 5, OglaRS2, whole genome shotgun sequence genome, one window contains:
- the LOC127773393 gene encoding uncharacterized protein LOC127773393, which produces MEEDGRAAVILGDNLLGVDGQEHGGFLDLNLHPFDLNMEAIEEEQMHQDDHDALQFELEALEDDLREYGVYAEAVNVVFDLEDLPDSDDDKEEHANDSVANEKWFNASKKEKTFYLYPGEEEPYFTVHNKNAIDKVMFLSAVAKPRYDDEVLPAIRACWPREDARKTIWIQQDNARTHLPIDDAQFGVAVAQTGLDIRLVNQPPNSPDMNCLDLGFFASLQSLIHNRISRNMDELIENVHKEYRDYNPNTLNRVFLTLQGCYIEVMRANEGNKYKIPHMNKERLEALGVLPKALSCDRGLYERVVESLAN; this is translated from the exons ATGGAAGAAGATGGAAGAGCTGCTGTTATCCTTGGAGATAACCTTCTTGGAGTTGATGGCCAGGAACATGGAGGTTTTCTTGATCTCAACTTGCATCCTTTTGATCTCAACATGGAGGCTATAGAAGAAGAACAAATGCATCAAG ATGATCATGACGCATTGCAATTTGAGCTGGAAGCCTTGGAGGATGATCTTCGAGAGTACGGAGTGTACGCCGAAGCTGTCAATGTTGTCTTTGATTTAGAGGACTTGCCCGACTCAGATGACGATAAAGAAGAACATGCAAATGATAGTGTGGCAA ATGAGAAATGGTTCAATGCATCAAAGAAGGAGAAGACTTTCTACCTGTATCCGGGTGAAGAGGAGCCATATTTCACAGTGCACAACAAGAACGCCATTGATAAAGTAATGTTCTTATCAGCAGTTGCGAAACCAAGGTATGATGATGAGG TGCTACCAGCTATTAGAGCATGTTGGCCTCGAGAAGATGCAAGAAAAACCATATGGATTCAGCAGGATAATGCTAGAACTCATCTCCCTATCGATGATGCACAGTTTGGTGTGGCAGTAGCCCAAACCGGACTTGATATTCGCCTCGTGAATCAACCTCCAAATTCCCCGGATATGAATTGTCTAGATCTTGGATTCTTTGCTTCACTTCAATCCTTAATACATAATAGGATATCTAGAAACATGGATGAGCTAATCGAGAATGTTCACAAGGAATACCGTGACTACAATCCTAATACTCTTAATAGGGTATTCCTTACACTACAAGGCTGCTACATTGAGGTCATGAGAGCTAACGAAGGGAATAAGTACAAGATCCCTCACATGAACAAGGAGAGGCTAGAGGCACTTGGTGTTTTGCCTAAAGCCCTTAGTTGTGATCGTGGGCTATATGAGAGAGTCGTGGAGTCTTTGGCTAACTAG